The Corallococcus silvisoli genome contains the following window.
GCCGCCGCGTGGTGGACCGGGCGCTGGGCGCGCGGTTGATGGCGCCCCGCAATGAACGAGCCCGATTCCCTGGGGAGGGAACCGGGCCCTGAGTGCGGCGGAGGCCGCGTTCGCGCTCAGTCCGCGAAGGTGCAGGCGGTGCTCAGGCCCGACAGGTGGGCCGAGCACGCCACGAGGGCGGCCGAGAAGGCCTGCTGCTGGCTGGACGACTTGTCAGAACAGCTCTTCACGTCGTTCACGCAGGTAACGTAGGAGTCGAGCTTGTCCTTGTCGGCGTCCGAGCAGCTGTCCAGGCTCTTCTTGCAGGCGTCGCGCTCCGCGTCGGTGGCCTCGCCGGGGTCGGTGATCTCCAGGCCACACTCCTTGGCCTTCTTGACCAGGTCCTTCGACGCGCTCTCGGCGTCGTCGCAGTAGTTGCCACCGCAAGCGGTGAGCGTGAGCGAAGCCATGGCCGCGAGGCCGAACAGGATCTTCTTCATGGTGGTACTCCCCCTCAGGGATGAGGTACAGGTGGATCGCAAACGGCGCGCATCCTAACGCGGCGTCGCTTGCGGTCCAGTGGACTTTATTCCGGGAATTCTATTCAAAAGTAAATAGGGGCGCGGGTGGCGGGCTGATCCGCCAACTGCCTTGACTCCCCCCCGGGTTTCCCGTAAGTCCCGCCGTCTTTTAGCGCGCCGGACGGCCTGCCGTCCGAAATGCGCGTTGGATTCCATGGGTTGACCCAACCCGAAGCTGACAGGGGTTCGACGATGTACGCAGTCATTCGTACGGGCGGAAAGCAGTACCGCGTCGCCGAGGGCGACGTTGTCCGGATCGAGAAGATCGCCGGTGACATCGGCGCCGAGGTCTCGTTCACCGAGGTTCTCCTGCTGGGTGGCTCGGAGAGCCCGAAGGTGGGCCAGCCGACGGTGGCGGGCGCGAAGGTCGTGGGCAAGGTGCTGGCGCAGGACAAGC
Protein-coding sequences here:
- the rplU gene encoding 50S ribosomal protein L21, producing the protein MYAVIRTGGKQYRVAEGDVVRIEKIAGDIGAEVSFTEVLLLGGSESPKVGQPTVAGAKVVGKVLAQDKHRRVLHFRKEKEGWTRRRGHRQPYTEVKVTSISG